A part of Xenopus tropicalis strain Nigerian chromosome 4, UCB_Xtro_10.0, whole genome shotgun sequence genomic DNA contains:
- the selenof gene encoding selenoprotein F isoform 2 precursor (UGA stop codon recoded as selenocysteine; isoform 2 precursor is encoded by transcript variant 2; The RefSeq protein has 1 substitution compared to this genomic sequence) has translation MAAERMLLWLVTVLQALSSYGAELSSEACRDLGFSSNLLCTSCELLGQFGLNEINLFCRQCCQEEVHLESKKRYPGAVLEVCGUKLGRFPQVQVCTWL, from the exons ATGGCGGCAGAGAGGATGCTGCTGTGGTTAGTGACTGTGCTACAGGCG ctgTCGTCTTATGGTGCAGAACTCTCTTCAGAAGCATGCAGAGATCTTGGCTTCTCTAGCAATCTTTTGTGCACTTCTTGTGAATTGCTTGGACAGTTTGGTCTGAATGAGATCAACTTATTCTGCAGGCAGTGCTGCCAGGAAGAAGTACACCTAGAGTCTAAAAAG AGATATCCAGGTGCTGTACTTGAAGTCTGTGGATGAAAATTGGGAAGGTTTCCTCAAGTCCAGG TATGTACGTGGCTCTGA
- the selenof gene encoding selenoprotein F isoform 1 precursor (UGA stop codon recoded as selenocysteine; isoform 1 precursor is encoded by transcript variant 1; The RefSeq protein has 1 substitution compared to this genomic sequence), translated as MAAERMLLWLVTVLQALSSYGAELSSEACRDLGFSSNLLCTSCELLGQFGLNEINLFCRQCCQEEVHLESKKRYPGAVLEVCGUKLGRFPQVQAFVRSEKPKLFKGLQIKYVRGSDPVLKLLDENGNISEELSILKWNTDSVEEFLSEKLDRL; from the exons ATGGCGGCAGAGAGGATGCTGCTGTGGTTAGTGACTGTGCTACAGGCG ctgTCGTCTTATGGTGCAGAACTCTCTTCAGAAGCATGCAGAGATCTTGGCTTCTCTAGCAATCTTTTGTGCACTTCTTGTGAATTGCTTGGACAGTTTGGTCTGAATGAGATCAACTTATTCTGCAGGCAGTGCTGCCAGGAAGAAGTACACCTAGAGTCTAAAAAG AGATATCCAGGTGCTGTACTTGAAGTCTGTGGATGAAAATTGGGAAGGTTTCCTCAAGTCCAGG CTTTTGTCAGGAGTGAGAAACCCAAACTTTTCAAGGGTCTGCAGATCAAG TATGTACGTGGCTCTGACCCTGTCCTAAAGCTTCTGGATGAAAATGGGAACATATCTGAAGAACTGAGCATACTGAAATGGAATACAGATAGTGTGGAGGAATTTTTAAGTGAAAAACTAGATAGATTATAA